One genomic window of Kaistia geumhonensis includes the following:
- a CDS encoding M81 family metallopeptidase, whose product MRIAVGGIHTECSTYNPLLARATDFTILTGAALTASPDFACLGEWDWEIAPTFHARTIPGGPVERATYEAFRAEFLERLRQALPIDGLYLAMHGAMKVEGIDDCEGDWCAAARAVVGPDCPISVSYDLHGNVSQRVIDAIDMFSAYRTAPHIDVTETKRRALAMLHRRLAGEIDPFVVWARVPVLLPGERTSTVDEPAKSLYARLPAVDAIPGILDASIMVGYVWADEPRATASIILTGTDRAAMEAETRRLAAAYWDAREDFRFGPVTTSVEECIALAAASPTRPVILADSGDNPTGGGVGDRGDVLAVFLDRGRGSALFAGIADRPATEAAYRAGIGQRLWLSIGATLDPSGVSVETEVEVLALLETGKADLREAVVRSGQATIILTARRRPFHDIGDFTRFGFRPEDFDLVVVKSGYLSPDLAPIANPNLMALSEGVVDQDIPRIGNLRRTRPMFPFDRDFAFTPEVLASVRAG is encoded by the coding sequence ATGAGGATCGCCGTCGGGGGCATCCATACCGAATGCTCGACCTACAATCCGCTGCTGGCCCGGGCGACGGACTTCACCATCCTGACCGGCGCGGCACTCACCGCCTCGCCCGATTTCGCCTGCCTCGGCGAATGGGACTGGGAGATCGCGCCCACCTTCCATGCCCGCACCATCCCCGGCGGCCCGGTCGAGCGCGCGACCTATGAGGCGTTCCGCGCAGAATTCCTGGAGCGGCTGCGCCAGGCGCTGCCGATCGACGGGCTCTATCTCGCCATGCATGGCGCGATGAAGGTCGAGGGGATCGACGATTGCGAGGGCGACTGGTGTGCCGCGGCCCGCGCCGTCGTCGGTCCCGATTGCCCGATCTCCGTCAGCTATGACCTGCACGGCAATGTCAGCCAGCGCGTCATCGACGCGATCGACATGTTCTCGGCCTACCGGACCGCGCCACATATCGACGTGACCGAGACCAAGCGGCGGGCGCTGGCGATGCTCCATCGTCGCCTCGCGGGCGAGATCGACCCGTTCGTGGTCTGGGCCAGGGTTCCGGTGCTGCTGCCCGGCGAGCGCACGAGCACGGTCGACGAACCGGCGAAGTCGCTCTATGCGCGGCTGCCCGCGGTCGACGCTATACCCGGCATTCTCGATGCCTCGATCATGGTCGGCTATGTCTGGGCCGACGAGCCGCGCGCCACCGCCTCGATCATCCTGACGGGTACCGACCGCGCCGCCATGGAGGCCGAGACGCGCAGGCTCGCCGCCGCCTACTGGGATGCCCGCGAGGACTTCCGCTTCGGCCCCGTCACGACATCGGTCGAGGAGTGCATCGCGCTCGCCGCCGCTTCGCCGACGCGGCCGGTGATCCTCGCCGATTCCGGCGACAATCCGACGGGCGGCGGCGTCGGCGACCGCGGCGACGTGCTGGCGGTCTTCCTCGACCGCGGACGCGGCAGCGCGCTCTTCGCGGGAATCGCGGACCGGCCGGCGACCGAAGCCGCCTATCGCGCCGGCATCGGCCAGCGTCTGTGGCTCTCCATCGGCGCCACGCTCGACCCGTCCGGCGTCTCGGTCGAGACAGAGGTCGAGGTGCTCGCCCTTCTCGAAACAGGGAAGGCGGACCTGCGCGAAGCCGTTGTGCGCAGCGGCCAGGCGACGATCATCCTGACCGCCCGACGCCGGCCGTTCCACGATATCGGCGATTTCACGCGCTTCGGCTTCCGCCCCGAGGATTTCGATCTCGTGGTGGTGAAGTCCGGTTATCTCTCGCCAGACCTCGCCCCGATCGCCAATCCGAACCTGATGGCGCTTTCGGAAGGCGTGGTCGACCAGGACATCCCGCGCATCGGCAATCTGCGCCGCACACGACCGATGTTCCCGTTCGATCGCGACTTCGCCTTCACGCCTGAGGTGCTCGCTTCGGTGCGGGCAGGCTGA
- a CDS encoding beta-N-acetylhexosaminidase, with protein MTIAPRALRLETEWTPPAEGRPLSYRLTLSNRSDTPLSGFRLAVNGPARIDPKAVVEGGTLVARLSNHAEFAPPEGFVLEAGASWTLTVRGLSYPLRHWSDGATSAYVILADDSAVPVAIAATVARGDNAPLKRGAVLYPVPATAPVSVSVIPWPAEVAVAGRAPTPAGLAPAGTTAEAAAAAATFAGLADALFPGDALVRSAAEGGRTVTLEKREGFAAEAYRIDFAADAIAVAASTETGFLYGLVTLGQILRGALRHPSAFLFPASGHIADAPQLGWRGTHLDVSRQFYSTGEIKALLRILAWNKMNRFHWHLSDDEAWRVEIEAYPALTEIAAWRGHGLKLPPLLGSGPQPTGGYYTKDAIREIVAYAKSLGIVVVPEIDIPGHCYALLQALPELRDPGESGEYQSVQGFPNNCLNPAREETYRALETIFDELIPLFPDRIIHIGADEVPLGAWSGSPQALARLETLAGKAAAESHARRNNVTTNHDGADHIEGSGAAILQAEFLARVQAFLASRGCVTGGWEEAAHGNVIDKAKVYLVGWRNHEVSASLAREGYDIVVSPGQAYYLDMSQAIDWAEPGASWAGISSPEKTYRFDPTGGWSEAEREHFLGIQACIWSEPMSDRAIFDRLVFPRLSAIAETAWTPASDKSWERFRAIAGMMPILYGWQDLTGENA; from the coding sequence ATGACCATCGCGCCGCGCGCCCTCCGCCTCGAAACCGAATGGACGCCGCCCGCCGAAGGGCGTCCGCTTTCCTACAGGCTGACGCTGAGCAACCGCTCCGACACGCCGCTTTCCGGCTTCCGCCTCGCGGTCAACGGGCCGGCGCGCATCGATCCGAAGGCGGTCGTCGAAGGCGGCACGCTCGTGGCGCGGCTGTCCAACCATGCCGAATTCGCGCCGCCGGAGGGCTTCGTGCTGGAGGCGGGCGCGAGCTGGACGCTGACGGTGCGCGGCCTCTCCTACCCGCTGCGCCACTGGAGCGACGGCGCCACGTCCGCCTATGTGATCCTCGCGGACGACAGCGCCGTTCCGGTCGCCATCGCGGCGACGGTCGCGCGCGGCGACAACGCGCCGCTGAAGCGTGGCGCGGTGCTCTATCCCGTTCCGGCCACCGCACCGGTCTCCGTCTCGGTCATTCCCTGGCCGGCCGAGGTCGCCGTCGCCGGCCGGGCGCCGACGCCGGCCGGGCTCGCGCCTGCCGGCACGACCGCGGAAGCGGCAGCCGCGGCCGCGACCTTCGCGGGCCTCGCCGATGCGCTGTTCCCCGGCGACGCGCTGGTGCGGAGCGCCGCCGAGGGCGGGCGCACGGTCACGCTGGAGAAGCGCGAGGGCTTCGCCGCCGAGGCCTATCGCATCGACTTCGCCGCCGACGCGATCGCCGTCGCGGCCTCGACCGAGACGGGTTTCCTGTATGGCCTCGTCACGCTCGGCCAGATCCTGCGCGGCGCGCTCCGCCACCCTTCGGCGTTCCTCTTCCCCGCCTCCGGCCACATCGCCGATGCGCCGCAGCTCGGCTGGCGCGGCACCCATCTCGACGTGTCGCGGCAGTTCTATTCGACAGGCGAGATCAAGGCGCTGCTGCGCATCCTCGCCTGGAACAAGATGAACCGCTTCCACTGGCATCTCTCGGACGACGAGGCCTGGCGCGTCGAGATCGAGGCCTATCCGGCGCTGACGGAGATCGCCGCCTGGCGCGGCCACGGCCTCAAGCTGCCGCCGCTGCTCGGCAGCGGACCGCAGCCGACCGGCGGCTACTACACGAAGGACGCGATCCGCGAGATCGTCGCCTATGCGAAGAGCCTCGGTATCGTCGTCGTGCCGGAGATCGACATCCCCGGCCATTGCTACGCGCTGCTGCAGGCGCTGCCCGAATTGCGCGATCCCGGCGAGAGCGGCGAATACCAGTCGGTGCAGGGCTTCCCAAACAACTGCCTCAACCCGGCGCGCGAGGAAACCTACCGCGCCCTCGAGACGATCTTCGACGAGCTGATCCCGCTCTTCCCGGACCGCATCATCCATATCGGCGCCGACGAGGTGCCGCTCGGCGCCTGGTCCGGCTCGCCGCAGGCGCTGGCGCGGCTGGAGACGCTGGCCGGCAAGGCGGCGGCCGAGTCGCATGCGCGCCGCAACAATGTCACGACGAACCATGACGGCGCCGATCACATCGAAGGCTCGGGCGCGGCGATCCTGCAGGCCGAGTTCCTCGCCCGCGTGCAGGCGTTCCTCGCCTCGCGCGGCTGCGTGACCGGCGGCTGGGAAGAGGCCGCGCATGGCAATGTCATCGACAAGGCGAAGGTCTATCTCGTCGGCTGGCGCAATCACGAGGTCTCGGCGTCGCTGGCGCGCGAGGGCTACGACATCGTCGTCTCGCCGGGCCAGGCCTATTATCTCGACATGTCGCAGGCGATCGACTGGGCCGAGCCCGGTGCCAGCTGGGCCGGCATCTCCAGCCCGGAAAAGACCTATCGCTTCGATCCGACCGGGGGCTGGAGCGAGGCGGAGCGGGAGCATTTTCTCGGCATCCAGGCCTGCATCTGGTCCGAGCCGATGTCCGACCGCGCCATCTTCGACCGCCTCGTCTTCCCCCGCCTCTCGGCCATCGCGGAGACGGCCTGGACGCCCGCCTCCGACAAGTCGTGGGAGCGCTTCCGCGCCATCGCCGGCATGATGCCGATCCTCTATGGCTGGCAGGACCTCACCGGAGAGAACGCATGA
- a CDS encoding MurR/RpiR family transcriptional regulator — MLDLVGLLQTEMESLSRSERRLADLVLSDVQAAVNASIVELAARADTSPPTVTRFCRRLGCQSFADFKVRLAQSRFIARRYLLPPSGPETAGEIARHIVNCAQATLYSFFETIDPMAIEAAAERIAGAPYILSFGSGGASSMIANEIETRLFRLGLRVTASIDHQAQMMRTAGAPKGTVIIASSTSGRNLQLANTLAIAGEYHLERIVLTRPGSPVAEQADVLLAIDVPEQDDILRPSSARYAFLAMIDAVAQTVATRMQPRSVESMRRIKHQLMVNRDGDDTQPLGD, encoded by the coding sequence ATGCTGGACCTCGTCGGCCTGTTGCAGACGGAGATGGAGAGCCTCAGCCGCTCCGAGCGGCGGCTCGCCGATCTCGTACTCTCCGACGTGCAGGCGGCGGTCAACGCGTCCATCGTCGAACTGGCGGCGCGGGCCGACACCTCGCCGCCGACCGTGACGCGCTTCTGCCGGCGCCTCGGCTGCCAGAGCTTTGCCGATTTCAAGGTCCGCCTCGCGCAGAGCCGCTTCATCGCCCGCCGCTACCTTCTGCCGCCCTCCGGCCCCGAGACGGCCGGCGAGATCGCGCGGCACATCGTCAACTGTGCGCAGGCGACGCTCTATTCCTTCTTCGAGACCATCGATCCGATGGCGATCGAGGCGGCGGCGGAACGCATCGCCGGAGCGCCCTACATCCTGTCCTTCGGCTCCGGCGGCGCATCGTCCATGATCGCCAACGAGATCGAGACCCGCCTCTTCCGGCTCGGCCTGCGCGTCACCGCCTCGATCGATCACCAGGCGCAGATGATGCGCACCGCCGGGGCGCCGAAGGGCACCGTCATCATCGCCTCCTCGACCAGCGGGCGGAACCTGCAGCTCGCCAACACGCTCGCCATCGCCGGCGAATATCATCTCGAGCGCATCGTGCTGACGCGCCCCGGCTCGCCGGTCGCGGAACAGGCCGACGTGCTGCTCGCCATCGACGTACCCGAACAGGACGACATCCTGCGGCCGTCCTCGGCCCGCTACGCCTTCCTCGCCATGATCGACGCGGTCGCGCAGACCGTCGCGACCCGCATGCAGCCGCGCTCCGTCGAGAGCATGCGCCGCATCAAGCACCAGCTCATGGTCAACCGCGACGGCGACGACACGCAGCCGCTCGGCGACTGA
- a CDS encoding ABC transporter ATP-binding protein gives MSALTLSRLKKSFGGTDVIKGVDLDVTEGEFVVFVGPSGCGKSTLLRMIAGLEEVSGGEIVIAGKPVNDLPPVKRGIAMVFQSYALYPHMSVFENIAFPLRVERLAEDEVRHRVGEAARILQLESRLQHKPGMLSGGQRQRVAIGRAIVREPRIFLFDEPLSNLDAALRSDMRVELTRLHKRLGATMIYVTHDQVEALTMADKIVVLNGGRIEQVGTPLDLYHRPQNRFVAGFIGNPKMNFLEGRCTAASGSGVTVDLGPLGTITLPRPGSAGLVGETLSVGIRPEHVRLDQDTGFRLALKPGIIERLGIHTVAYAPLPSGDTFVALFEGDPPVRDDEEVTVSVDPSACHLFDSSGAAIGVAA, from the coding sequence TTGAGCGCGCTCACGCTTTCACGCCTGAAGAAATCCTTCGGCGGCACGGACGTCATCAAGGGCGTCGACCTCGACGTCACCGAGGGCGAGTTCGTCGTCTTCGTGGGACCGTCGGGCTGCGGCAAGTCCACGCTCCTGCGCATGATCGCCGGCCTCGAAGAGGTCAGCGGCGGCGAGATCGTCATCGCCGGCAAGCCGGTCAACGACCTGCCGCCCGTCAAGCGCGGCATCGCCATGGTCTTCCAGTCCTATGCGCTCTATCCGCATATGAGCGTGTTCGAGAACATCGCCTTCCCGCTGCGCGTCGAGCGGCTGGCGGAAGACGAGGTCCGCCACCGCGTCGGCGAGGCGGCCCGCATCCTGCAGCTCGAAAGCCGCCTGCAGCACAAGCCGGGCATGCTGTCCGGCGGCCAGCGCCAGCGCGTCGCCATCGGCCGCGCCATCGTCCGCGAGCCACGCATCTTCCTGTTCGACGAGCCGCTCTCGAACCTCGACGCGGCGCTGCGCTCCGACATGCGGGTCGAGCTGACGCGCCTGCACAAGCGCCTCGGCGCGACGATGATCTATGTGACGCACGACCAGGTCGAGGCCCTGACCATGGCCGACAAGATCGTCGTGCTGAACGGCGGCCGCATCGAGCAGGTCGGCACGCCGCTCGATCTCTATCACCGCCCGCAGAACCGCTTCGTCGCCGGCTTCATCGGCAATCCGAAGATGAACTTCCTCGAGGGCCGCTGCACGGCCGCGAGCGGCAGCGGCGTCACCGTCGATCTCGGCCCGCTCGGCACGATCACGCTGCCGCGGCCGGGCAGCGCCGGCCTCGTCGGCGAGACGCTTTCGGTCGGCATCCGGCCCGAGCATGTCCGCCTCGATCAGGACACCGGGTTCCGCCTCGCGCTGAAGCCCGGCATCATCGAGCGGCTCGGCATCCACACCGTCGCCTATGCGCCCCTCCCCTCCGGCGACACCTTCGTCGCGCTGTTCGAGGGCGATCCGCCGGTGAGGGACGACGAGGAGGTCACGGTCAGCGTCGATCCTTCCGCCTGCCATCTCTTCGATTCCTCGGGCGCCGCCATCGGCGTCGCGGCCTGA
- a CDS encoding ABC transporter substrate-binding protein produces the protein MRHYGTLLAGSAVVLATMTAPSFAEDKTVSMIQCGDAIAETYPDLIKKWEAANPGFKVNVEIVGWAQCQDKITTLAAAGTPVGLAYVGSRTLKQFADSDLIVPIPMTDEEKAGYYPHIVETVTFQDQAWGIPVAFSTKALFWNKALFEKAGLDPNKPPTTWAELLSDAKTIKEKTGVPGYGLPAKTMDNTMHQFLHYVYTNDGTVIDSEGKITLDSPQNLEALEFIKSLVPYSEDGPSAYDQDDMIKLFSDAKVAMIEGGPWVRNQVSKDIQWGVAPLPVGPKAKGPGTLLITDSLAVFKGTGVEEQAIDLAKLLTNPENQFLYEKTHGLTPLRPVAGVDGLVAEDPSWKPFLDGIAFGGPEPLFLDYKGFQNAMIDMVQSVVTGNAEPAAALTKAAGAIDQYK, from the coding sequence ATGAGACATTACGGGACCCTTCTGGCGGGAAGCGCCGTCGTCCTGGCGACGATGACGGCTCCGTCCTTCGCCGAGGACAAGACGGTCAGCATGATCCAGTGCGGCGACGCGATCGCCGAGACCTATCCGGATCTGATCAAGAAGTGGGAAGCCGCCAATCCCGGCTTCAAGGTCAATGTCGAGATCGTCGGCTGGGCGCAGTGCCAGGACAAGATCACGACCCTCGCCGCCGCCGGAACGCCCGTCGGGCTCGCCTATGTCGGCTCGCGCACGCTGAAGCAGTTCGCCGACAGCGACCTCATCGTCCCGATCCCGATGACGGACGAGGAAAAGGCCGGCTACTACCCGCATATTGTCGAGACGGTCACCTTCCAGGACCAGGCCTGGGGCATCCCGGTCGCCTTCTCTACCAAGGCGCTGTTCTGGAACAAGGCGCTGTTCGAGAAGGCCGGCCTCGACCCGAACAAGCCGCCGACCACCTGGGCGGAACTGCTGAGCGACGCCAAGACCATCAAGGAGAAGACGGGCGTCCCCGGTTACGGCCTGCCGGCCAAGACCATGGACAACACGATGCACCAGTTCCTGCACTACGTGTACACGAACGACGGCACCGTGATCGATTCCGAGGGCAAGATCACCCTCGACAGCCCGCAGAATCTCGAGGCGCTCGAATTCATCAAGAGCCTGGTGCCCTATTCCGAGGACGGTCCCTCGGCCTATGACCAGGACGACATGATCAAGCTGTTCTCGGACGCCAAGGTGGCGATGATCGAGGGCGGCCCCTGGGTCCGCAACCAGGTCTCGAAGGACATCCAGTGGGGCGTCGCGCCGCTTCCGGTCGGCCCGAAGGCCAAGGGTCCCGGCACGCTGCTGATCACCGACAGCCTTGCCGTGTTCAAGGGCACCGGCGTCGAGGAGCAGGCGATCGACCTCGCCAAGCTGCTGACCAATCCCGAGAACCAGTTCCTCTACGAGAAGACGCACGGCCTGACGCCGCTGCGCCCCGTGGCCGGCGTCGACGGCCTCGTCGCGGAGGATCCGAGCTGGAAGCCGTTCCTCGACGGCATCGCCTTCGGTGGTCCGGAGCCGCTGTTCCTCGACTACAAGGGCTTCCAGAACGCCATGATCGACATGGTCCAGTCGGTCGTGACCGGCAATGCCGAGCCCGCCGCCGCGCTGACCAAGGCGGCCGGCGCCATCGACCAGTACAAGTAA
- a CDS encoding carbohydrate ABC transporter permease produces MSSGRPMIDRYRWYEYVAIYCGLALFLTFVLAPFVEGFLVSLKPLTHLFSSPYRFWPDDGSFDAYFTMWEHVPLLGRYIFNSLLISTVATIAVLILVVPAAYAFARFQFRGAGALLGAFLAVNMFSGAVLLIPLYRLMRSMGLLNTYFAMIVPGVAFLIPSAIWLLRTYMLRIPRELDEAAWVDGASRLYILRRIVLPIAGPGILVVALATFIGAYAQQFIFALTFNSKSEYMPLAVGLFAFFGKERVVWNELMAASFVGIAPVMIGFIFLQRYLVAGLTAGAVKQ; encoded by the coding sequence ATGAGCAGCGGACGCCCGATGATCGACCGCTATCGCTGGTACGAATATGTCGCGATCTATTGCGGCCTGGCGCTGTTCCTGACCTTCGTGCTGGCGCCTTTCGTCGAGGGCTTCCTTGTCTCCCTGAAGCCCCTGACGCATCTCTTCTCGTCGCCCTATCGCTTCTGGCCCGACGACGGCTCGTTCGACGCCTATTTCACGATGTGGGAGCATGTGCCGCTGCTCGGCCGCTACATCTTCAACTCGCTGCTGATCTCGACCGTGGCGACGATCGCGGTGCTGATCCTCGTCGTGCCGGCCGCCTATGCCTTCGCCCGCTTCCAGTTCCGCGGCGCCGGCGCGCTGCTCGGCGCCTTCCTCGCGGTCAACATGTTCTCCGGCGCCGTGCTGCTCATCCCGCTCTACCGGCTGATGCGCTCCATGGGCCTGCTCAACACCTATTTCGCGATGATCGTGCCGGGCGTCGCCTTCCTGATCCCCTCGGCGATCTGGCTGCTTCGGACCTATATGCTGCGCATCCCGCGCGAGCTCGACGAGGCGGCCTGGGTCGACGGCGCCAGCCGGCTCTACATCCTGCGCCGCATCGTCCTGCCGATCGCCGGGCCCGGCATCCTCGTCGTGGCGCTCGCCACCTTCATCGGCGCCTATGCACAACAGTTCATCTTCGCGCTGACCTTCAACTCGAAATCGGAATACATGCCGCTCGCCGTGGGCCTGTTCGCCTTCTTCGGCAAGGAGCGCGTGGTCTGGAACGAGCTGATGGCGGCCAGCTTCGTCGGCATCGCTCCGGTGATGATCGGCTTCATCTTCCTGCAGCGCTACCTGGTGGCCGGCCTCACCGCCGGCGCCGTCAAGCAATAG
- a CDS encoding carbohydrate ABC transporter permease, with protein sequence MTGSRGATLFALALLLPAILYILIIVAYPLVDTFTLSFTDASLRKTVKWVGWANYQKIFGGDFATIIVRTFVWTFFSVAIKMIIGTCGAVLLNALVPGRALFRVLTLPPWIVPMAIGIFMWGWMYNGQFGMISGVLQNVGLLDRPLAWLAYGGTAFWATIITDVWIGVPLVTLYLLAAIQSIPKDLYEAAWTDGAGRFYRFRRITLPLIVPALVTMSMLSLIATFNSFDIIWILTQGGPNGQTTTMIIDTYKTAIGSYKYGEGAARAVMICLFLSVFCFFYFRVVSKISTGEGK encoded by the coding sequence ATGACGGGCTCCCGCGGTGCCACGCTCTTCGCCCTCGCCCTTCTTCTTCCGGCCATCCTCTACATCCTGATCATCGTCGCCTATCCGCTGGTCGACACCTTCACGCTCTCCTTCACCGACGCCTCGCTGCGCAAGACGGTGAAATGGGTCGGCTGGGCGAACTACCAGAAGATCTTCGGCGGCGATTTCGCGACGATCATCGTCCGGACCTTCGTCTGGACGTTCTTCTCCGTCGCCATCAAGATGATCATCGGCACCTGCGGCGCCGTGCTGCTCAACGCGCTGGTGCCGGGCCGCGCCCTCTTCCGCGTCCTGACCCTGCCGCCCTGGATCGTGCCGATGGCCATCGGCATCTTCATGTGGGGCTGGATGTATAACGGCCAGTTCGGGATGATCTCCGGCGTCCTGCAGAATGTCGGCCTGCTCGACCGGCCGCTCGCCTGGCTGGCCTATGGCGGAACCGCCTTCTGGGCGACGATCATCACCGATGTGTGGATCGGCGTGCCGCTGGTGACGCTTTACCTGCTGGCCGCCATCCAGTCGATCCCGAAGGATCTTTACGAGGCCGCCTGGACGGACGGCGCCGGCCGCTTCTACCGCTTCCGCCGCATCACGCTGCCGCTGATCGTGCCGGCGCTGGTCACGATGTCGATGCTGTCGCTGATCGCGACCTTCAATTCCTTCGACATCATCTGGATCCTGACCCAGGGCGGGCCGAACGGCCAGACCACCACGATGATCATCGACACCTACAAGACGGCGATCGGCTCGTACAAATATGGCGAGGGCGCCGCCCGCGCCGTGATGATCTGCCTGTTCCTGTCGGTCTTCTGCTTCTTCTACTTCCGCGTCGTCAGCAAGATCTCAACGGGAGAAGGCAAATGA
- a CDS encoding Gfo/Idh/MocA family protein: MKVGIVGLGYRLGYLARIFSASLPDFEVVGYVDPEPAGLSYTKQFDVPVGKNYETLEALLAGEKLDLLMVGSPNHLHLGHIRTGLDHGVKVFTEKPVVTSTEETMELAKLIAEHGSDNVMVGLVLRYAPLYVDLRKAQAEGLLGDIVSIEASEHIAPYHGAFFMRDWRRYEKYSGSFMLEKCCHDLDLYNGVMGVRPSRVASFGGKRSFVPKNAPEGLGINDTEVYHRKPSGWMGTDKVFDSDADIIDFQTAIVEYANGASMTFHTNLNVPDEFRRFCVIGAKGMAEGDFVRNFFRVHDARTSQKVIDTAYTGSELSVHYGADEQMARDIGAHMLNGAPLPVSVVNALEAGLLALAMDEARRTRQVVDMTETWKRFDAALAGGGN, encoded by the coding sequence ATGAAAGTCGGCATTGTCGGGCTCGGCTATCGGCTGGGCTATCTGGCGCGCATCTTCTCGGCCTCGCTGCCCGATTTCGAGGTCGTCGGCTATGTGGACCCGGAGCCGGCCGGGCTCTCCTACACGAAGCAGTTCGACGTTCCGGTCGGCAAGAACTACGAGACGCTCGAGGCGCTGCTCGCGGGCGAAAAGCTCGACCTCCTGATGGTCGGCTCGCCGAACCATCTCCATCTCGGCCATATCCGCACCGGCCTCGACCATGGCGTGAAGGTCTTCACCGAGAAGCCGGTGGTGACCTCGACAGAGGAGACGATGGAACTGGCGAAGCTGATCGCCGAGCACGGTTCCGACAATGTCATGGTCGGCCTCGTGCTGCGCTACGCACCGCTCTATGTGGACCTGCGCAAGGCGCAGGCGGAAGGCCTTCTCGGCGACATCGTCTCGATCGAGGCTTCGGAGCATATCGCGCCCTATCACGGCGCGTTCTTCATGCGCGACTGGCGGCGCTACGAGAAGTATTCCGGCTCGTTCATGCTGGAGAAATGCTGCCACGACCTCGACCTCTACAACGGCGTCATGGGCGTTCGCCCGTCCCGCGTCGCGAGTTTCGGCGGCAAGCGCAGCTTCGTTCCGAAGAATGCGCCGGAAGGACTCGGCATCAACGACACCGAGGTCTATCATCGCAAGCCGAGCGGCTGGATGGGAACCGACAAGGTGTTCGACAGCGATGCCGACATCATCGATTTCCAGACCGCGATCGTGGAATACGCGAACGGCGCGTCGATGACCTTCCACACCAATCTGAACGTGCCCGACGAATTCCGCCGTTTCTGCGTGATCGGCGCCAAGGGCATGGCGGAAGGCGACTTCGTGCGCAACTTCTTCCGCGTCCATGACGCGCGGACGTCGCAGAAGGTGATCGATACCGCCTATACCGGCTCGGAACTCTCGGTCCATTACGGTGCCGACGAACAGATGGCCCGCGACATCGGCGCCCACATGCTGAACGGCGCGCCGCTGCCGGTCTCGGTCGTCAATGCGCTGGAAGCCGGCCTGCTGGCGCTCGCCATGGACGAGGCGCGGCGCACGCGGCAGGTCGTCGACATGACCGAGACCTGGAAGCGCTTCGACGCGGCGCTCGCCGGCGGCGGCAACTGA